The Gossypium hirsutum isolate 1008001.06 chromosome D07, Gossypium_hirsutum_v2.1, whole genome shotgun sequence genome includes the window atctgaaattaaaaaatatacaagAAAAGGCAAATACACAGTTAACGTAAATATTCATACCTGAAATGACTCTCCCATGAAGCAGGGAATTTCAACATCACAACAAACAGAACCGGCAGAGAAAAACTTATGGGTTTCTCCCTCTCACGTAAACTATCTTCCTACTGTTGAttgtttgtgtgtgtgttttgcCCGTGGATACACAAAGCTATAAAAGAATGACAGGAAAAAATTGAAATGAGACCAAAAGAAAATCCGCGAAGTACGAGAAGGGAGGAAGAGAgaataatgaaaacaaaaaagaaagaaggaatgTATGGAATGAAGCAtgattttagtatttaaaatttggGAAGGAAGTGGTATGTGAAAAGGCTAAAGAAAACGGGCAGCGGGGCAGTCAATGCCCAAAAAATAAAGATTCTTGAAATCTTCCGCAACGGTAACATAATACTATTTAATACACTCATTTAATGAAGAAGCAGCTGAGCAGTTCACCTATCTAATTAATCCATTCAAAAATTCAAGAGAAACTATAtaagaacaaaaacaaaatacaaaagTAAAGGAGACTGACACAGTTCAAGGAAGCATAGAAATCCAACCCAAGTTACTTCTTCATTGGGCTTAATCagttttgaattattaatttgttatttttttaattaattgaagttgtcattttattatttaatctttaCATCTGCCGACTGCAAAGAGATCATCCATCCTATGGCAAATTTTAAGTCACAGCTTAGATACTAATGAAGAGTTCTCACTGAAAACTTGTGACAAGCACAGTGTACAATTTGATACCTGGCAACTCAATATCCGTATGCTACTCCAAAATAGTTAAAACTATTTTAAACCAACCAAAAGCATAAATTACAAACAAATCACTTTCTGAATCCTTAAAAGACGGAAAACACATCCAATtgaatacatagatgatgttGGACTAATATGGAATTTCTGTACCAGAATTTACTCCCTAAAACGAAAATATTTACCACATATCCAAAGTTCTCTTAAGAATAAACTATCACCTAGAATACCAGGGAGCCCCAAATTCATTAAAATACATGTATGTATCTAAATAGGAAAAGAATGTAAGATGAATGATTTAATCAATAGTTAAGgtagaaaattgagaaaaaaagactTACCCAGAAGTACTTCTGAATTAGATAGCAATATTTTCCAGATATGAAGAAGAAAAGAGCATGGAAGCAGCTAAAAACCCTGGATTTTATTAAACTTCCATTGTTAACCAAATAGGGTGTTGAATATTTGATTATAGTGCTATTAAACTACACTGTGGTCCATGAGACACTGAACTAAATGTGAATTTCCGTTTTAATCTTTaaactatgaaaaattacaatttagtcatccAACTGTTTgagattatatattttattcaccCGATGACATAGCTTTTCTAATTGGTATATATATCATGTAAATTtgcttttaattctaaaatatttaaccctcaacatttatacaatATGACAATTTAgccttaattttaaatttttaaaaaattataataaatttaaatactacataaactatttcattttatattaattgtataatatgaattaaataatattataactggtatatatatcatatcaatttgcctttaattctaaaatatttaacccttaacatttataCACTATGCCaacattaaaaaaaggaaaatcaaacaGCACTTGTATAAGGTAATAATTATCAAATGATTGGTCAAAGACTATTTTTAAATTCTGTAAGCtaacccaaaacaaaaaaaaaaatcaaaagaaaaagaacaattaTTCAGAACCAGAATGCATTGAGAAATCAACTAAGACAATAAATGAAGAAGAAATTGGTTATGACATTAGAGAATATATCCAACGCATATTTTTTTCAGTATCATAAAAACCATCAACcaataagcaaatcaaaattaTGTTAATCTAAGGATTGCGACCAGAACCTATTCACTTAAAAGATTACAACTCAATTTCCCTTCATGTAAGGCTAGGTAACACAGATGAATATAATTCTATCTTTAACCAAAATCCAAGTAATTCACCACATGGATATATCAATAATCACACAAAACTTCCCATTCAGCTGATATACAGAGATACCATGGGTTATAATATATATGTGCTTGCTCCTTCTTATTTATGCTAAAAATGATATGGTTGTAAATGCATACTGTTGTATGAAGACAAGGACAGACAGGTGGTCTAATACTATCCCACTAATCTGAGAAAAGAGGAACAAACCTTACAAGCCTCTATATTCTGCCAACTAGAAACATTATACCGATTAGGCAGAACCTGCAGCACAAACTTGCCAGCATTCCATAATTTGTTTGTGAAGGCCTTGTTCGCTGTTAGCCTTTCAGTAGATAAATTAAGATCCTAGAGATTATTCAAGGAAATTGACTAATTAGACATACTATCATAAGCTCGAACCATGGACATTCGAACGGTTGCCTGTAGTACAAGACAAACCTGACCAGAAGTTCCCAAAGCAAGAGTGAATCGCAAGGCATCAGTGCCAAACACCTTGATAGTATCAAGTGGATCAATAACATTGCCAAGAGTTTTAGACATTTTACGCCCCTGAAACAACTTACATGTTAGGCATATATTTTCTTGAGTCTTGGGAGCAATGGAACTAGTGTCATGTTATTTCGAAAAGGAACTCTAATGACAAAAGTATAGATGCAGATGAAGGGGAACACAACTCAAGAAAAATTTTTGTACTTTAAAATGGGCACCTAAGTTGTAGCCTGATTCAGACACTCTACTTACTTGTGAATCACGGATTAGACCATGAAGATATACATATGAAAATGGAACAGTTCCTGTGAATTCGATTCCCATCATGACCATTCTTGCAACCCAAAAGAACAATATATCATGGCTGTCCAAAGAGAAAAAGTGTTAAGGCCAACAGTTAAAACATAGAAAAGTAGATCAAATGGAATTTCTTAAGACCAAGTATGCTATAATGCCCTCTAATTTGTTATTGAATAATAATAGAAGCACACTCTTATGGAAAAGAATAGGGCACCTCATCTAAGCAATAGGAGTTAAACAAAGCGGCTCATACCCAGTTTCAAGCATTGTTGTCGGATAAAACCTTTTAAAATCCTCTGCCAACAAATCTGGCCACCCAAGAGTACTGAAAGGCCATAATGCACTGAAAGAGAGCAAGCAGCAAAACATATAGCATTTATCACACAAAAAAAGATTGATGTGTGCATGACAAGTTTCATTTCCAGAGAATGAGAGAACCATATCAAAACCTTTAAAACTCAAGTTGAAGAAGATGGCTGAAAAAAGCAACTTACGCCATTTTCTACCAGTTATTACATTACTCAAAAAGCCCAGCAAATCAACTCATTTATCACAATAAAGTGCTTTCAGCCACTTCACAAAAAAATGTTTCAAATAATCAACACGGTTGCCTCAATACTTTTTGCACCAGAGTTAGATATCAAACATATTTGGACTCAACCTTGGACCTCTCAGAAAACCATCAGAACTTTCCTACCAGGTACTAACAGGTCAGGATGTAAGTGAAACTTCAACTTAGGAAGGTTGAAGTGACAGGAAATCCTACCGCTTACagagaattttttttccttttataattATGCAAGAAAGTTAAGTGATGACAATAATACAATAGCTTCATTTGAAtgacaatttcaaaatattactTGCTTTATTCTATGTGATCTCAAAGACTCAAAACATGATTTATCCTTTTTCATTTCGGACATGTCATCAGATTTTTTGGAATAGTTCTTCATATCTAATCAATAACTTACATacaggaagaagaaaaaaacaggTGCACTTATTTGATTGATAGTTTGAAAATATTGCATAATCTAAACACTGTTATTACATTAGTTAAAGATTACAATACAAATACCACCTCAGGTTTATTTGAAGATCCTTTATTTACTTGAAAAGGTGATAACAGAAATAAACTATTATGGTCCCCAGTCTGGGTTTGAGGCACCAGATGAGTAGCGCAAGAATTCAATCCGAAGAAAGGGTCTTTTCCCTTATTTTGATTCATATGGTTGAGGAACTCTAAAGGAGTTGCCTACCTTTGATTTGCTGAAACATTCAACTTATTttattcatgaataatttttcTCTCATAAAGAGGTTTATAATTTAGGAAATAAGATGCAAAACCCTAGTTTCTTATTCTAAtacggaaaataaaaatatggcatCAGAATATCCTAATTTATCAGGAAAGTTTTATTTAAACTAATAAGGAAATTTTAGGAAATAAAAATTAGAACCAAATCCCAACAAAATCAGTATCCTAATCAGATCCCCTAACATAAACACGacataataagaaaataaaaccaAAGGGACATCAAAAATAGAATTGACAAAGACTGGTTGTGAACTCTAGCTTGTAATATAATATCATCCCATCCAATCAGTTAGAGAAGAAAGCTAATTATGTACCAAAAAAGAGGGAGAAACTCTAGGTAAAGAATGACTTTCCATCCTAAAATGATGATATCATATCATAGTTAAGGAATTTAAAATTGAATAGCCAACCTTGAGAACCAAGTGTCAAGAACATCTGGATCCTGATAAACTTCTACGTCTTTTCCGTATTTATCACGAGCCTTCATAAGAGCTTCCTCAGCACTCCTGGCAACTATGTACTCCTCTTCACAGTCTTTTCCAACAATGTACCAAACAGGTATGCAGTGTCCCCACCACAGCTGTCTGCTTATGCACCAATCCTTGATATTTGTCAGCCAATGATTATAAATCTGTAATCAAAATAAGCAGAAGTGAGCAAAGGCAGAAACTAGCCAACAGAAGTAAACTTAAAGTAAAATATCGATTAAATAGGAAGAAAGGTCCTAGATGACAGTAGCATGTCCTGGGGGGTGTTGCACTATGAAGAATGACAAAATGTGGCCATCCTCTGAGCAGGGCGGGAGAGTTAGCTAGATGGAGACtggaaaatgactaaaatggTACCATCATCGGACATGATTCTGTCCTACCTGGGAACATgcatgtttccaaaattttccttatGCTTAGAAGGTCATACCTTTTATTTGTGTCCGCTTAAACATGTTGACATGAGCATTAAATGCAGGTACTTTAATTAGGAAACATTGATAAGGCAGAACAGCATAGGTTAAGGGAAAGTGATGCGGTGAGTAAAGTTAGAGTCCATATCAAGAGTTATGCTTTCCATCATACCTTCTCAAATCTTTCAGGAATAATGGTCAATTCTCCCTTTTCAACTGCAAGAAGAGCCTTTTCAGCTAAAGGCTGCATTGTTACAAACCACTGCTTGCTTACTAGTGGCTCTATTACCTAATAAAAGAAccataaaatgggaaaataagagaaagaatTACTGAGAGAATAATAATCGACACTGTAActtcaaaaacaaaaagaatataaCTGA containing:
- the LOC107941542 gene encoding valine--tRNA ligase, chloroplastic/mitochondrial 2 isoform X3 is translated as MSGLDRFEARKKLWSDLEETDLAVKKEPHNLRVPRSQCGGEVIEPLVSKQWFVTMQPLAEKALLAVEKGELTIIPERFEKIYNHWLTNIKDWCISRQLWWGHCIPVWYIVGKDCEEEYIVARSAEEALMKARDKYGKDVEVYQDPDVLDTWFSSALWPFSTLGWPDLLAEDFKRFYPTTMLETGHDILFFWVARMVMMGIEFTGTVPFSYVYLHGLIRDSQGRKMSKTLGNVIDPLDTIKVFGTDALRFTLALGTSGQDLNLSTERLTANKAFTNKLWNAGKFVLQVLPNRYNVSSWQNIEACKPTPERIQRHTIL
- the LOC107941542 gene encoding valine--tRNA ligase, chloroplastic/mitochondrial 2 isoform X4, whose protein sequence is MSGLDRFEARKKLWSDLEETDLAVKKEPHNLRVPRSQCGGEVIEPLVSKQWFVTMQPLAEKALLAVEKGELTIIPERFEKIYNHWLTNIKDWCISRQLWWGHCIPVWYIVGKDCEEEYIVARSAEEALMKARDKYGKDVEVYQDPDVLDTWFSSALWPFSTLGWPDLLAEDFKRFYPTTMLETGHDILFFWVARMVMMGIEFTGTVPFSYVYLHGLIRDSQGRKMSKTLGNVIDPLDTIKVFGTDALRFTLALGTSGQDLNLSTERLTANKAFTNKLWNAGKFVLQVLPNRYNVSSWQNIEACKGF
- the LOC107941542 gene encoding valine--tRNA ligase, chloroplastic/mitochondrial 2 isoform X1, with the protein product MSGLDRFEARKKLWSDLEETDLAVKKEPHNLRVPRSQCGGEVIEPLVSKQWFVTMQPLAEKALLAVEKGELTIIPERFEKIYNHWLTNIKDWCISRQLWWGHCIPVWYIVGKDCEEEYIVARSAEEALMKARDKYGKDVEVYQDPDVLDTWFSSALWPFSTLGWPDLLAEDFKRFYPTTMLETGHDILFFWVARMVMMGIEFTGTVPFSYVYLHGLIRDSQGRKMSKTLGNVIDPLDTIKVFGTDALRFTLALGTSGQDLNLSTERLTANKAFTNKLWNAGKFVLQVLPNRYNVSSWQNIEACKLCVSTGKTHTQTINSRKIVYVRGRNP